A stretch of the Pongo pygmaeus isolate AG05252 chromosome 16, NHGRI_mPonPyg2-v2.0_pri, whole genome shotgun sequence genome encodes the following:
- the TPM1 gene encoding tropomyosin alpha-1 chain isoform X18, whose protein sequence is MAGSSSLEAVRRKIRSLQEQADAAEERAGTLQRELDHERKLRETAEADVASLNRRIQLVEEELDRAQERLATALQKLEEAEKAADESERGMKVIESRAQKDEEKMEIQEIQLKEAKHIAEDADRKYEEVARKLVIIESDLERAEERAELSEGKCAELEEELKTVTNNLKSLEAQAEKYSQKEDKYEEEIKVLSDKLKEAETRAEFAERSVTKLEKSIDDLEDELYAQKLKYKAISEELDHALNDMTSI, encoded by the exons ATGGCGGGGAGTAGCTCGCTGGAGGCGGTGCGGAGGAAGATCCGGAGCTTGCAGGAGCAGGCGGACGCCGCAGAGGAGCGCGCGGGTACCCTGCAGCGCGAGCTGGACCACGAGAGGAAGCTGAGGGAGACC GCTGAAGCCGATGTAGCTTCTCTGAACAGACGCATCCAGCTGGTTGAGGAAGAGTTGGATCGTGCCCAGGAGCGTCTGGCAACAGCTTTGCAGAAGCTGGAGGAAGCTGAGAAGGCAGCAGATGAGAGTGAGAG AGGCATGAAAGTCATTGAGAGTCGAGcccaaaaagatgaagaaaaaatggaaattcagGAGATCCAACTGAAAGAGGCCAAGCACATTGCTGAAGATGCCGACCGCAAATATGAAGAG GTGGCCCGTAAGCTGGTCATCATTGAGAGCGACCTGGAACGTGCAGAGGAGCGGGCTGAGCTCTCAGAAGG CAAATGTGCCGAGCTTGAAGAAGAATTGAAAACTGTGACGAACAACTTGAAGTCACTGGAGGCTCAGGCTGAGAAG TACTCGCAGAAGGAAGACAAATATGAGGAAGAGATCAAGGTCCTTTCCGACAAGCTGAAGGAG GCTGAGACTCGAGCTGAGTTTGCGGAGAGGTCAGTAACTAAATTGGAGAAAAGCATTGATGACTTAGAAG ACGAGCTGTACGCTCAGAAACTGAAGTACAAAGCCATCAGCGAGGAGCTGGACCACGCTCTCAACGATATGACTTCCAT ATAA
- the TPM1 gene encoding tropomyosin alpha-1 chain isoform X27, with translation MAGSSSLEAVRRKIRSLQEQADAAEERAGTLQRELDHERKLRETAEADVASLNRRIQLVEEELDRAQERLATALQKLEEAEKAADESERGMKVIESRAQKDEEKMEIQEIQLKEAKHIAEDADRKYEEVARKLVIIESDLERAEERAELSEGQVRQLEEQLRIMDQTLKALMAAEDKYSQKEDKYEEEIKVLSDKLKEAETRAEFAERSVTKLEKSIDDLEDQLYQQLEQNRRLTNELKLALNED, from the exons ATGGCGGGGAGTAGCTCGCTGGAGGCGGTGCGGAGGAAGATCCGGAGCTTGCAGGAGCAGGCGGACGCCGCAGAGGAGCGCGCGGGTACCCTGCAGCGCGAGCTGGACCACGAGAGGAAGCTGAGGGAGACC GCTGAAGCCGATGTAGCTTCTCTGAACAGACGCATCCAGCTGGTTGAGGAAGAGTTGGATCGTGCCCAGGAGCGTCTGGCAACAGCTTTGCAGAAGCTGGAGGAAGCTGAGAAGGCAGCAGATGAGAGTGAGAG AGGCATGAAAGTCATTGAGAGTCGAGcccaaaaagatgaagaaaaaatggaaattcagGAGATCCAACTGAAAGAGGCCAAGCACATTGCTGAAGATGCCGACCGCAAATATGAAGAG GTGGCCCGTAAGCTGGTCATCATTGAGAGCGACCTGGAACGTGCAGAGGAGCGGGCTGAGCTCTCAGAAGG CCAAGTCCGACAGCTGGAAGAACAATTAAGAATAATGGATCAGACCTTGAAAGCATTAATGGCTGCAGAGGATAAG TACTCGCAGAAGGAAGACAAATATGAGGAAGAGATCAAGGTCCTTTCCGACAAGCTGAAGGAG GCTGAGACTCGAGCTGAGTTTGCGGAGAGGTCAGTAACTAAATTGGAGAAAAGCATTGATGACTTAGAAG ATCAACTCTACCAGCAACTTGAGCAAAATCGCCGCCTCACTAATGAACTAAAGCTGGCCCTGAATGAGGATTAA
- the TPM1 gene encoding tropomyosin alpha-1 chain isoform X16 translates to MAGSSSLEAVRRKIRSLQEQADAAEERAGTLQRELDHERKLRETAEADVASLNRRIQLVEEELDRAQERLATALQKLEEAEKAADESERGMKVIESRAQKDEEKMEIQEIQLKEAKHIAEDADRKYEEVARKLVIIESDLERAEERAELSEGQVRQLEEQLRIMDQTLKALMAAEDKYSQKEDKYEEEIKVLSDKLKEAETRAEFAERSVTKLEKSIDDLEDELYAQKLKYKAISEELDHALNDMTSI, encoded by the exons ATGGCGGGGAGTAGCTCGCTGGAGGCGGTGCGGAGGAAGATCCGGAGCTTGCAGGAGCAGGCGGACGCCGCAGAGGAGCGCGCGGGTACCCTGCAGCGCGAGCTGGACCACGAGAGGAAGCTGAGGGAGACC GCTGAAGCCGATGTAGCTTCTCTGAACAGACGCATCCAGCTGGTTGAGGAAGAGTTGGATCGTGCCCAGGAGCGTCTGGCAACAGCTTTGCAGAAGCTGGAGGAAGCTGAGAAGGCAGCAGATGAGAGTGAGAG AGGCATGAAAGTCATTGAGAGTCGAGcccaaaaagatgaagaaaaaatggaaattcagGAGATCCAACTGAAAGAGGCCAAGCACATTGCTGAAGATGCCGACCGCAAATATGAAGAG GTGGCCCGTAAGCTGGTCATCATTGAGAGCGACCTGGAACGTGCAGAGGAGCGGGCTGAGCTCTCAGAAGG CCAAGTCCGACAGCTGGAAGAACAATTAAGAATAATGGATCAGACCTTGAAAGCATTAATGGCTGCAGAGGATAAG TACTCGCAGAAGGAAGACAAATATGAGGAAGAGATCAAGGTCCTTTCCGACAAGCTGAAGGAG GCTGAGACTCGAGCTGAGTTTGCGGAGAGGTCAGTAACTAAATTGGAGAAAAGCATTGATGACTTAGAAG ACGAGCTGTACGCTCAGAAACTGAAGTACAAAGCCATCAGCGAGGAGCTGGACCACGCTCTCAACGATATGACTTCCAT ATAA
- the TPM1 gene encoding tropomyosin alpha-1 chain isoform X13 encodes MAGSSSLEAVRRKIRSLQEQADAAEERAGTLQRELDHERKLRETAEADVASLNRRIQLVEEELDRAQERLATALQKLEEAEKAADESERGMKVIESRAQKDEEKMEIQEIQLKEAKHIAEDADRKYEEVARKLVIIESDLERAEERAELSEGQVRQLEEQLRIMDQTLKALMAAEDKYSQKEDKYEEEIKVLSDKLKEAETRAEFAERSVTKLEKSIDDLEDKFLCFTSPKTPSSSWMSHLSELCICLFSS; translated from the exons ATGGCGGGGAGTAGCTCGCTGGAGGCGGTGCGGAGGAAGATCCGGAGCTTGCAGGAGCAGGCGGACGCCGCAGAGGAGCGCGCGGGTACCCTGCAGCGCGAGCTGGACCACGAGAGGAAGCTGAGGGAGACC GCTGAAGCCGATGTAGCTTCTCTGAACAGACGCATCCAGCTGGTTGAGGAAGAGTTGGATCGTGCCCAGGAGCGTCTGGCAACAGCTTTGCAGAAGCTGGAGGAAGCTGAGAAGGCAGCAGATGAGAGTGAGAG AGGCATGAAAGTCATTGAGAGTCGAGcccaaaaagatgaagaaaaaatggaaattcagGAGATCCAACTGAAAGAGGCCAAGCACATTGCTGAAGATGCCGACCGCAAATATGAAGAG GTGGCCCGTAAGCTGGTCATCATTGAGAGCGACCTGGAACGTGCAGAGGAGCGGGCTGAGCTCTCAGAAGG CCAAGTCCGACAGCTGGAAGAACAATTAAGAATAATGGATCAGACCTTGAAAGCATTAATGGCTGCAGAGGATAAG TACTCGCAGAAGGAAGACAAATATGAGGAAGAGATCAAGGTCCTTTCCGACAAGCTGAAGGAG GCTGAGACTCGAGCTGAGTTTGCGGAGAGGTCAGTAACTAAATTGGAGAAAAGCATTGATGACTTAGAAG ATAAGTTTCTTTGCTTCACTTCTCCCAAGACTCCCTCATCGAGCTGGATGTCCCACCTCTCTGAGCTCTGCATTTGTCTGTTCTCCAGCTGA
- the TPM1 gene encoding tropomyosin alpha-1 chain isoform X14 — MAGSSSLEAVRRKIRSLQEQADAAEERAGTLQRELDHERKLRETAEADVASLNRRIQLVEEELDRAQERLATALQKLEEAEKAADESERGMKVIESRAQKDEEKMEIQEIQLKEAKHIAEDADRKYEEVARKLVIIESDLERAEERAELSEGKCAELEEELKTVTNNLKSLEAQAEKYSQKEDKYEEEIKVLSDKLKEAETRAEFAERSVTKLEKSIDDLEDKFLCFTSPKTPSSSWMSHLSELCICLFSS, encoded by the exons ATGGCGGGGAGTAGCTCGCTGGAGGCGGTGCGGAGGAAGATCCGGAGCTTGCAGGAGCAGGCGGACGCCGCAGAGGAGCGCGCGGGTACCCTGCAGCGCGAGCTGGACCACGAGAGGAAGCTGAGGGAGACC GCTGAAGCCGATGTAGCTTCTCTGAACAGACGCATCCAGCTGGTTGAGGAAGAGTTGGATCGTGCCCAGGAGCGTCTGGCAACAGCTTTGCAGAAGCTGGAGGAAGCTGAGAAGGCAGCAGATGAGAGTGAGAG AGGCATGAAAGTCATTGAGAGTCGAGcccaaaaagatgaagaaaaaatggaaattcagGAGATCCAACTGAAAGAGGCCAAGCACATTGCTGAAGATGCCGACCGCAAATATGAAGAG GTGGCCCGTAAGCTGGTCATCATTGAGAGCGACCTGGAACGTGCAGAGGAGCGGGCTGAGCTCTCAGAAGG CAAATGTGCCGAGCTTGAAGAAGAATTGAAAACTGTGACGAACAACTTGAAGTCACTGGAGGCTCAGGCTGAGAAG TACTCGCAGAAGGAAGACAAATATGAGGAAGAGATCAAGGTCCTTTCCGACAAGCTGAAGGAG GCTGAGACTCGAGCTGAGTTTGCGGAGAGGTCAGTAACTAAATTGGAGAAAAGCATTGATGACTTAGAAG ATAAGTTTCTTTGCTTCACTTCTCCCAAGACTCCCTCATCGAGCTGGATGTCCCACCTCTCTGAGCTCTGCATTTGTCTGTTCTCCAGCTGA
- the TPM1 gene encoding tropomyosin alpha-1 chain isoform X17 has product MAGSSSLEAVRRKIRSLQEQADAAEERAGTLQRELDHERKLRETAEADVASLNRRIQLVEEELDRAQERLATALQKLEEAEKAADESERGMKVIESRAQKDEEKMEIQEIQLKEAKHIAEDADRKYEEVARKLVIIESDLERAEERAELSEGKCAELEEELKTVTNNLKSLEAQAEKYSQKEDKYEEEIKVLSDKLKEAETRAEFAERSVTKLEKSIDDLEEKVAHAKEENLSMHQMLDQTLLELNNM; this is encoded by the exons ATGGCGGGGAGTAGCTCGCTGGAGGCGGTGCGGAGGAAGATCCGGAGCTTGCAGGAGCAGGCGGACGCCGCAGAGGAGCGCGCGGGTACCCTGCAGCGCGAGCTGGACCACGAGAGGAAGCTGAGGGAGACC GCTGAAGCCGATGTAGCTTCTCTGAACAGACGCATCCAGCTGGTTGAGGAAGAGTTGGATCGTGCCCAGGAGCGTCTGGCAACAGCTTTGCAGAAGCTGGAGGAAGCTGAGAAGGCAGCAGATGAGAGTGAGAG AGGCATGAAAGTCATTGAGAGTCGAGcccaaaaagatgaagaaaaaatggaaattcagGAGATCCAACTGAAAGAGGCCAAGCACATTGCTGAAGATGCCGACCGCAAATATGAAGAG GTGGCCCGTAAGCTGGTCATCATTGAGAGCGACCTGGAACGTGCAGAGGAGCGGGCTGAGCTCTCAGAAGG CAAATGTGCCGAGCTTGAAGAAGAATTGAAAACTGTGACGAACAACTTGAAGTCACTGGAGGCTCAGGCTGAGAAG TACTCGCAGAAGGAAGACAAATATGAGGAAGAGATCAAGGTCCTTTCCGACAAGCTGAAGGAG GCTGAGACTCGAGCTGAGTTTGCGGAGAGGTCAGTAACTAAATTGGAGAAAAGCATTGATGACTTAGAAG AGAAAGTGGCTCATGCCAAAGAAGAAAACCTTAGTATGCATCAGATGCTGGATCAGACTTTACTGGAGTTAAACAACATGTGA
- the TPM1 gene encoding tropomyosin alpha-1 chain isoform X15: protein MAGSSSLEAVRRKIRSLQEQADAAEERAGTLQRELDHERKLRETAEADVASLNRRIQLVEEELDRAQERLATALQKLEEAEKAADESERGMKVIESRAQKDEEKMEIQEIQLKEAKHIAEDADRKYEEVARKLVIIESDLERAEERAELSEGQVRQLEEQLRIMDQTLKALMAAEDKYSQKEDKYEEEIKVLSDKLKEAETRAEFAERSVTKLEKSIDDLEEKVAHAKEENLSMHQMLDQTLLELNNM from the exons ATGGCGGGGAGTAGCTCGCTGGAGGCGGTGCGGAGGAAGATCCGGAGCTTGCAGGAGCAGGCGGACGCCGCAGAGGAGCGCGCGGGTACCCTGCAGCGCGAGCTGGACCACGAGAGGAAGCTGAGGGAGACC GCTGAAGCCGATGTAGCTTCTCTGAACAGACGCATCCAGCTGGTTGAGGAAGAGTTGGATCGTGCCCAGGAGCGTCTGGCAACAGCTTTGCAGAAGCTGGAGGAAGCTGAGAAGGCAGCAGATGAGAGTGAGAG AGGCATGAAAGTCATTGAGAGTCGAGcccaaaaagatgaagaaaaaatggaaattcagGAGATCCAACTGAAAGAGGCCAAGCACATTGCTGAAGATGCCGACCGCAAATATGAAGAG GTGGCCCGTAAGCTGGTCATCATTGAGAGCGACCTGGAACGTGCAGAGGAGCGGGCTGAGCTCTCAGAAGG CCAAGTCCGACAGCTGGAAGAACAATTAAGAATAATGGATCAGACCTTGAAAGCATTAATGGCTGCAGAGGATAAG TACTCGCAGAAGGAAGACAAATATGAGGAAGAGATCAAGGTCCTTTCCGACAAGCTGAAGGAG GCTGAGACTCGAGCTGAGTTTGCGGAGAGGTCAGTAACTAAATTGGAGAAAAGCATTGATGACTTAGAAG AGAAAGTGGCTCATGCCAAAGAAGAAAACCTTAGTATGCATCAGATGCTGGATCAGACTTTACTGGAGTTAAACAACATGTGA
- the TPM1 gene encoding tropomyosin alpha-1 chain isoform X22, which produces MAGSSSLEAVRRKIRSLQEQADAAEERAGTLQRELDHERKLRETAEADVASLNRRIQLVEEELDRAQERLATALQKLEEAEKAADESERGMKVIESRAQKDEEKMEIQEIQLKEAKHIAEDADRKYEEVARKLVIIESDLERAEERAELSEGKCAELEEELKTVTNNLKSLEAQAEKYSQKEDKYEEEIKVLSDKLKEAETRAEFAERSVTKLEKSIDDLEDQLYQQLEQNRRLTNELKLALNED; this is translated from the exons ATGGCGGGGAGTAGCTCGCTGGAGGCGGTGCGGAGGAAGATCCGGAGCTTGCAGGAGCAGGCGGACGCCGCAGAGGAGCGCGCGGGTACCCTGCAGCGCGAGCTGGACCACGAGAGGAAGCTGAGGGAGACC GCTGAAGCCGATGTAGCTTCTCTGAACAGACGCATCCAGCTGGTTGAGGAAGAGTTGGATCGTGCCCAGGAGCGTCTGGCAACAGCTTTGCAGAAGCTGGAGGAAGCTGAGAAGGCAGCAGATGAGAGTGAGAG AGGCATGAAAGTCATTGAGAGTCGAGcccaaaaagatgaagaaaaaatggaaattcagGAGATCCAACTGAAAGAGGCCAAGCACATTGCTGAAGATGCCGACCGCAAATATGAAGAG GTGGCCCGTAAGCTGGTCATCATTGAGAGCGACCTGGAACGTGCAGAGGAGCGGGCTGAGCTCTCAGAAGG CAAATGTGCCGAGCTTGAAGAAGAATTGAAAACTGTGACGAACAACTTGAAGTCACTGGAGGCTCAGGCTGAGAAG TACTCGCAGAAGGAAGACAAATATGAGGAAGAGATCAAGGTCCTTTCCGACAAGCTGAAGGAG GCTGAGACTCGAGCTGAGTTTGCGGAGAGGTCAGTAACTAAATTGGAGAAAAGCATTGATGACTTAGAAG ATCAACTCTACCAGCAACTTGAGCAAAATCGCCGCCTCACTAATGAACTAAAGCTGGCCCTGAATGAGGATTAA